In Aspergillus fumigatus Af293 chromosome 4, whole genome shotgun sequence, one genomic interval encodes:
- a CDS encoding putative 2-hydroxychromene-2-carboxylate isomerase, producing the protein MAAPKITLYFDVVSPFAHIAFHVLKHSPTFAKCDITYVPIFLGGLLKACGSTPPIQIKNKAQWINQERRRWARYFSVPIVEKTPPGFPALTVAPQRALCAISKKAPERFVPAVEALFQSYWVEGNGQIGQPEGFGPVLEKVLGKDSTEQILKAMSQYEAKSLLLANTDRAFKSGAFGLPWFECTNPKGETEGFWGIDHLGQVAEFLGLDRSLDKGFRAVL; encoded by the exons ATGGCCGCCCCCAAGATTACGCTCTACTTCGACGTTGTGAGCCCATTTGCTCATATTGCGTTCCATGTATTGAAA CATTCTCCCACATTTGCCAAGTGCGATATTACATATGTGCCCATTTTTCTGGGTGGGTTGCTGAAAGCATGCGGGAGTACACCACCCATCCAGATCAAGA ACAAGGCACAATGGATCAACCAAGAACGGCGCCGCTGGGCCCGCTACTTCTCCGTTCCCATTGTTGAAAAAACGCCGCCAGGCTTTCCGGCCCTAACTGTGGCTCCCCAGCGTGCTCTGTGCGCCATCTCGAAAAAGGCGCCGGAACGCTTTGTCCCAGCTGTCGAGGCGCTCTTTCAGTCCTACTGGGTCGAAGGGAATGGCCAGATCGGACAACCTGAGGGATTCGGCCCCGTCCTGGAGAAAGTGCTCGGCAAGGATAGCACAGAGCAGATCCTCAAGGCT ATGAGCCAATACGAGGCCAAATCGCTCTTGTTGGCTAACACCGATCGCGCATTCAAGTCCGGTGCCTTTGGGCTTCCCTGGTTCGAGTGCACCAACCCCAAGGGTGAGACAGAAGGGTTCTGGGGGATTGACCATCTGGGCCAAGTCGCCGAGTTCTTGGGGTTGGATCGCAGCCTGGATAAAGGTTTCCGGGCGGTGCTTTAG